One window of the Cryptomeria japonica chromosome 7, Sugi_1.0, whole genome shotgun sequence genome contains the following:
- the LOC131048513 gene encoding LRR receptor-like serine/threonine-protein kinase GSO2, protein MAGFNGTIPYQLGNLSQLAFLDLSRTRVFEFGIEFERGGKRYSPSLVWTEKLRKLKYLSLSGVVLNMTGKQLEGPLSHLHNLQHLHLADCMLSGHIPNAIQNLTFLSHLHLGSNSFEGSMPLWLANMTRLVSLSFYGSQLNGSFPLSLSNLPTLKKLNLGGNNLLSGNLRQILCRDWSQLTVFILYRSSVIGSIPSCITNISTLVIFDLGSIKKMEGFIPSFIGNLFNLRNLYLDGNLLKGEIPSSLGQISSLSILYLSGNLLSGTIPFQLGELSSLESLYLNDNQLQGNFFLSFFQNLTTIYALDLSNNELTVIIESDWIPTIYFEYLYLASCNISGIIPPFISTQYRLTSLDLSNNSMFGNIPDWLGMLPNLNNLNLSYNILEGLVPYSFNISNFNLLDLHSNKLQGPLPISSMSLGLRLLDLSQNEFKGSIAVDIGNLLPNIQFLSFSANDLSGEIPSSIGLLQQMEVLDLSKNKLSGKIPSSITKCSTLKILNLANAGLIGEIPYNIGMLSSLGSLHLNGNMLKGNLPSSLKNCSSLQILDLADNLFYGNIPLWLGQFSELMMLVLRSNKFEGHIPHQLSNLSSLHVLDISHNSLIGGIPPQLATLISMRNSTLGISHGNGGSFYYYEERIQVFNKRLKMEYVRSVMLLITCIDLSSNKLSGNIPPAIGNLKGLHTLNLSDNRLTGEIPSNFGMLKELESLDLSNNKLHGKIPNEMLQVFSLSFFIVSNNMLCGKIPEGNQFNTFNSTFFSGNPYLCGFPVNKKSCRCGERSSYNMPSPLPKKEDDGVEIPWHWYVEWMASAAVGFWGVFGILAIKRQWRRKFIQVLDEMVINLLNGLINR, encoded by the coding sequence ATGGCTGGGTTCAATGGTACAATTCCATATCAATTGGGGAATCTTTCTCAGTTGGCATTTTTGGACCTATCTCGTACACGTGTGTTTGAATTTGGAATAGAGTTTGAACGTGGTGGGAAAAGATACAGTCCTAGTTTGGTGTGGACAGAAAAGCTGCGGAAATTAAAATACTTGTCTCTGAGTGGAGTAGTGCTGAATATGACAGGAAAGCAATTGGAAGGACCCCTTTCTCATCTCCACAATCTCCAACACCTCCACCTTGCAGATTGCATGCTTTCAGGCCACATTCCCAATGCTATCCAAAACCTCACTTTCCTCTCCCACCTCCATTTGGGTTCCAACAGCTTTGAAGGGTCAATGCCTTTGTGGTTAGCAAATATGACGAGGTTGGTTTCCCTTTCATTCTATGGCTCTCAATTAAATGGTTCATTTCCCCTAAGTCTCTCTAATCTGCCTACTTTAAAAAAGCTCAATTTGGGGGGGAACAACTTATTAAGTGGAAATCTAAGGCAAATACTATGCAGGGATTGGTCTCAGCTCACTGTATTTATTCTCTATAGGTCCAGTGTAATAGGAAGTATCCCATCTTGTATTACAAACATTTCCACCCTCGTAATTTTTGATTTAGGATCTATTAAAAAAATGGAAGGCTTTATACCTTCTTTCATTGGCAATCTCTTCAATTTACGAAATCTGTATCTTGATGGTAATTTATTGAAAGGAGAGATTCCATCATCACTCGGTCAAATTTCATCTCTATCTATTTTGTATCTATCTGGCAATCTGTTGAGTGGCACTATCCCTTTTCAGCTAGGAGAATTATCATCTTTAGAATCTCTGTATCTTAATGACAATCAACTTCAAGGTAatttttttcttagtttttttcaaaatttgaccaCGATTTATGCACTTGATCTGTCTAACAATGAGTTGACTGTCATTATTGAATCAGATTGGATACCCACAATATACTTTGAATATTTGTATTTAGCTTCATGTAATATTAGTGGTATCATTCCACCATTCATTTCTACACAGTATAGATTAACCTCTTTGGATCTCTCCAACAATAGTATGTTTGGGAATATTCCAGATTGGTTAGGGATGCTTCCTAATCTAAATAATCTTAACTTGTCATACAATATCTTGGAAGGTCTTGTTCCCTATAGCTTCAATATAAGTAATTTTAACCTATTGGACTTACATAGTAATAAATTACAAGGTCCTCTTCCAATTTCTTCAATGTCATTGGGTTTGCGGCTGTTGGACTTATCTCAGAATGAATTCAAAGGGTCCATTGCAGTGGATATCGGCAATCTTCTACCAAACATTCAGTTTTTGTCATTTTCAGCAAATGATCTAAGTGGTGAGATACCTTCTTCAATTGGTCTTCTACAACAGATGGAGGTTTTGGATCTCTCAAAGAACAAATTATCTGGTAAAATACCATCAAGCATAACTAAATGCTCTACTCTCAAAATACTAAACCTAGCAAATGCAGGTTTAATAGGAGAGATACCATATAATATAGGAATGCTAAGCAGTCTTGGTTCACTTCATCTCAATGGAAATATGTTGAAGGGAAACTTGCCATCAAGTCTTAAGAACTGTTCTAGTTTGCAAATTTTAGACTTGGCTGACAATCTCTTTTATGGAAACATACCACTTTGGTTGGGCCAGTTCTCTGAGTTGATGATGCTTGTTTTGAGGTCAAATAAATTTGAAGGACACATTCCACATCAATTAAGCAATCTATCAAGTCTTCATGTTTTAGACATTTCTCACAATAGTTTGATTGGTGGTATACCACCACAATTAGCAACATTGATAAGTATGAGAAATTCTACATTGGGAATCTCACATGGCAATGGTGGTAGCTTCTATTATTATGAAGAAAGGATCCAAGTGTTCAACAAAAGATTAAAAATGGAGTATGTAAGATCAGTGATGTTATTGATAACCTGCATTGATCTATCTTCAAATAAGCTATCAGGTAACATTCCTCCAGCAATTGGAAATCTTAAAGgtcttcacacattgaacttgtcAGATAATAGGCTTACAGGAGAGATTCCAAGCAACTTTGGAATGCTTAAAGAGTTAGAGtcacttgatctttcaaacaaTAAATTGCATGGTAAGATTCCAAATGAAATGCTACAAGTTTTCTCTTTGAGCTTTTTCATTGTATCTAACAACATGCTGTGTGGGAAAATTCCAGAAGGAAATCAATTTAATACATTCAATTCTACTTTTTTTTCTGGGAATCCTTATCTTTGTGGATTCCCAGTTAATAAAAAATCATGCAGATGTGGAGAGAGATCAAGTTATAACATGCCAAGTCCTCTTCCCAAGAAAGAAGATGATGGAGTAGAAATTCCATGGCATTGGTATGTTGAGTGGATGGCAAGTGCTGCTGTTGGATTTTGGGGAGTATTtggaattttggctataaaaaggCAATGGAGGAGAAAGTTCATTCAAGTCTTAGATGAGATGGTGATTAATTTATTGAATGGATTGATAAATAGGTAA